A portion of the Echeneis naucrates chromosome 5, fEcheNa1.1, whole genome shotgun sequence genome contains these proteins:
- the inka2 gene encoding PAK4-inhibitor INKA2 isoform X1: protein MEQQLSKSESKNMDSCLRRLKQELLSMKEAGDGLHAQMNSMMGALQELKLLQVQTALENLDISGRPINRGIPHPAPQVPLDAAAAAASASQQDQRSCFDQTLTEEPSPSPMPSPQPSLERRNTFSQDDNSPSLDRSSLRSSSSSGSSLETESERMSRTARSENDLESIPRRWSGYTAPQVDFYGPMVGSPPPEPYPHTQAPHHAQVVDLPGILYSLSREGPSLDSDYSQDSTDDASDWTSSLMSRSRNRQPLVLGDNVFADLVGNWLDLPEVEREEVEEEERRKKKEERITDRPDTPAHPLHLSRSQEICRKFSLTTNIFKKFLRSVRPDRDKLLKERPGWMAPEQPEGDLFKRPKKLAPKSSKGSFYLPFWANGQQGKGRPCLAETERNYQLHQHHQQNFPQFHQQPFAGIYLDRRQPETGLEKMQPLFDYNTAVWV from the exons atGGAACAGCAGCTCTCCAAATCTGAGAGCAAAAACATGGATTCGTGTCTGAGGCGACTTAAGCAAGAGCTG CTGTCTATGAAAGAAGCCGGGGATGGCCTCCACGCTCAGATGAATTCAATGATGGGAGCCCTTCAGGAACTAAAGCTCCTTCAGGTTCAGACAGCGCTTGAAAACCTTGACATTTCAGGTCGGCCCATCAACCGTGGGATTCCCCATCCTGCTCCGCAAGTCCCTCTTGACGCAGCGGCTGCAGCAGCGTCAGCTTCACAACAGGATCAGAGGTCCTGCTTTGACCAAACCCTCACAGAGGAGCCCAGCCCAAGTCCAATGCCAAGTCCACAGCCATCTTTGGAGCGCAGAAACACTTTCAGCCAAGACGACAACAGCCCATCTCTGGACAGAAGCAGCCTGAGAAGCTCATCTTCCTCAGGATCCAGTCTGGAGACTGAAAGTGAAAGGATGTCAAGAACTGCAAGAAGTGAGAACGACCTTGAGTCAATACCCCGGAGGTGGTCAGGATACACCGCCCCTCAAGTGGACTTCTATGGACCAATGGTGGGGAGCCCTCCACCGGAGCCCTACCCTCACACACAGGCTCCCCATCATGCTCAGGTAGTGGACCTGCCTGGCATCCTGTACAGCCTCTCCAGAGAGGGCCCTTCACTGGACAGCGACTACTCCCAGGACAGCACAGATGACGCCAGCGACTGGACCTCTTCGCTCATGAGCCGCAGCCGCAACCGCCAGCCCTTAGTACTCGGAGACAATGTCTTCGCCGACCTGGTGGGCAACTGGCTAGATCTGCCCGAGGTAGAGAGGGAAgaagtggaagaggaggagaggaggaagaagaaagaggagaggataaCAGACAGACCAGATACTCCAGCTCACCCGCTTCATCTCAGTCGCTCGCAGGAGATCTGCAGGAAGTTCTCGCTGACCACAAACATCTTCAAGAAGTTCCTGCGCAGCGTCAGGCCTGATAGGGACAAGCTGCTCAAAGAACGTCCCGGCTGGATGGCTCCTGAACAGCCGGAGGGCGACCTCTTCAAAAGGCCAAAGAAATTGGCCCCCAAAAGTTCAAAAGGCAGCTTCTACTTGCCGTTCTGGGCAAACGGACAGCAGGGCAAAGGCAGGCCGTGTCTAGCTGAAACAGAAAGGAACTATCAACTGCATCAACACCACCAACAGAACTTCCCCCAGTTCCACCAGCAGCCATTTGCAGGGATTTATTTAGATAGGAGACAGCCAGAGACTGGTCTGGAGAAAATGCAGCCCTTGTTTGACTACAACACAGCTGTGTGGGTCTGA
- the inka2 gene encoding PAK4-inhibitor INKA2 isoform X2: MLSMKEAGDGLHAQMNSMMGALQELKLLQVQTALENLDISGRPINRGIPHPAPQVPLDAAAAAASASQQDQRSCFDQTLTEEPSPSPMPSPQPSLERRNTFSQDDNSPSLDRSSLRSSSSSGSSLETESERMSRTARSENDLESIPRRWSGYTAPQVDFYGPMVGSPPPEPYPHTQAPHHAQVVDLPGILYSLSREGPSLDSDYSQDSTDDASDWTSSLMSRSRNRQPLVLGDNVFADLVGNWLDLPEVEREEVEEEERRKKKEERITDRPDTPAHPLHLSRSQEICRKFSLTTNIFKKFLRSVRPDRDKLLKERPGWMAPEQPEGDLFKRPKKLAPKSSKGSFYLPFWANGQQGKGRPCLAETERNYQLHQHHQQNFPQFHQQPFAGIYLDRRQPETGLEKMQPLFDYNTAVWV, translated from the exons ATG CTGTCTATGAAAGAAGCCGGGGATGGCCTCCACGCTCAGATGAATTCAATGATGGGAGCCCTTCAGGAACTAAAGCTCCTTCAGGTTCAGACAGCGCTTGAAAACCTTGACATTTCAGGTCGGCCCATCAACCGTGGGATTCCCCATCCTGCTCCGCAAGTCCCTCTTGACGCAGCGGCTGCAGCAGCGTCAGCTTCACAACAGGATCAGAGGTCCTGCTTTGACCAAACCCTCACAGAGGAGCCCAGCCCAAGTCCAATGCCAAGTCCACAGCCATCTTTGGAGCGCAGAAACACTTTCAGCCAAGACGACAACAGCCCATCTCTGGACAGAAGCAGCCTGAGAAGCTCATCTTCCTCAGGATCCAGTCTGGAGACTGAAAGTGAAAGGATGTCAAGAACTGCAAGAAGTGAGAACGACCTTGAGTCAATACCCCGGAGGTGGTCAGGATACACCGCCCCTCAAGTGGACTTCTATGGACCAATGGTGGGGAGCCCTCCACCGGAGCCCTACCCTCACACACAGGCTCCCCATCATGCTCAGGTAGTGGACCTGCCTGGCATCCTGTACAGCCTCTCCAGAGAGGGCCCTTCACTGGACAGCGACTACTCCCAGGACAGCACAGATGACGCCAGCGACTGGACCTCTTCGCTCATGAGCCGCAGCCGCAACCGCCAGCCCTTAGTACTCGGAGACAATGTCTTCGCCGACCTGGTGGGCAACTGGCTAGATCTGCCCGAGGTAGAGAGGGAAgaagtggaagaggaggagaggaggaagaagaaagaggagaggataaCAGACAGACCAGATACTCCAGCTCACCCGCTTCATCTCAGTCGCTCGCAGGAGATCTGCAGGAAGTTCTCGCTGACCACAAACATCTTCAAGAAGTTCCTGCGCAGCGTCAGGCCTGATAGGGACAAGCTGCTCAAAGAACGTCCCGGCTGGATGGCTCCTGAACAGCCGGAGGGCGACCTCTTCAAAAGGCCAAAGAAATTGGCCCCCAAAAGTTCAAAAGGCAGCTTCTACTTGCCGTTCTGGGCAAACGGACAGCAGGGCAAAGGCAGGCCGTGTCTAGCTGAAACAGAAAGGAACTATCAACTGCATCAACACCACCAACAGAACTTCCCCCAGTTCCACCAGCAGCCATTTGCAGGGATTTATTTAGATAGGAGACAGCCAGAGACTGGTCTGGAGAAAATGCAGCCCTTGTTTGACTACAACACAGCTGTGTGGGTCTGA
- the inka2 gene encoding PAK4-inhibitor INKA2 isoform X3 encodes MKEAGDGLHAQMNSMMGALQELKLLQVQTALENLDISGRPINRGIPHPAPQVPLDAAAAAASASQQDQRSCFDQTLTEEPSPSPMPSPQPSLERRNTFSQDDNSPSLDRSSLRSSSSSGSSLETESERMSRTARSENDLESIPRRWSGYTAPQVDFYGPMVGSPPPEPYPHTQAPHHAQVVDLPGILYSLSREGPSLDSDYSQDSTDDASDWTSSLMSRSRNRQPLVLGDNVFADLVGNWLDLPEVEREEVEEEERRKKKEERITDRPDTPAHPLHLSRSQEICRKFSLTTNIFKKFLRSVRPDRDKLLKERPGWMAPEQPEGDLFKRPKKLAPKSSKGSFYLPFWANGQQGKGRPCLAETERNYQLHQHHQQNFPQFHQQPFAGIYLDRRQPETGLEKMQPLFDYNTAVWV; translated from the coding sequence ATGAAAGAAGCCGGGGATGGCCTCCACGCTCAGATGAATTCAATGATGGGAGCCCTTCAGGAACTAAAGCTCCTTCAGGTTCAGACAGCGCTTGAAAACCTTGACATTTCAGGTCGGCCCATCAACCGTGGGATTCCCCATCCTGCTCCGCAAGTCCCTCTTGACGCAGCGGCTGCAGCAGCGTCAGCTTCACAACAGGATCAGAGGTCCTGCTTTGACCAAACCCTCACAGAGGAGCCCAGCCCAAGTCCAATGCCAAGTCCACAGCCATCTTTGGAGCGCAGAAACACTTTCAGCCAAGACGACAACAGCCCATCTCTGGACAGAAGCAGCCTGAGAAGCTCATCTTCCTCAGGATCCAGTCTGGAGACTGAAAGTGAAAGGATGTCAAGAACTGCAAGAAGTGAGAACGACCTTGAGTCAATACCCCGGAGGTGGTCAGGATACACCGCCCCTCAAGTGGACTTCTATGGACCAATGGTGGGGAGCCCTCCACCGGAGCCCTACCCTCACACACAGGCTCCCCATCATGCTCAGGTAGTGGACCTGCCTGGCATCCTGTACAGCCTCTCCAGAGAGGGCCCTTCACTGGACAGCGACTACTCCCAGGACAGCACAGATGACGCCAGCGACTGGACCTCTTCGCTCATGAGCCGCAGCCGCAACCGCCAGCCCTTAGTACTCGGAGACAATGTCTTCGCCGACCTGGTGGGCAACTGGCTAGATCTGCCCGAGGTAGAGAGGGAAgaagtggaagaggaggagaggaggaagaagaaagaggagaggataaCAGACAGACCAGATACTCCAGCTCACCCGCTTCATCTCAGTCGCTCGCAGGAGATCTGCAGGAAGTTCTCGCTGACCACAAACATCTTCAAGAAGTTCCTGCGCAGCGTCAGGCCTGATAGGGACAAGCTGCTCAAAGAACGTCCCGGCTGGATGGCTCCTGAACAGCCGGAGGGCGACCTCTTCAAAAGGCCAAAGAAATTGGCCCCCAAAAGTTCAAAAGGCAGCTTCTACTTGCCGTTCTGGGCAAACGGACAGCAGGGCAAAGGCAGGCCGTGTCTAGCTGAAACAGAAAGGAACTATCAACTGCATCAACACCACCAACAGAACTTCCCCCAGTTCCACCAGCAGCCATTTGCAGGGATTTATTTAGATAGGAGACAGCCAGAGACTGGTCTGGAGAAAATGCAGCCCTTGTTTGACTACAACACAGCTGTGTGGGTCTGA